The Thermococcus henrietii genome segment TTCTCGATTGCCTTGACCACTCCCGCGTAAGTGTAAAAGTAAACGCTGAGGTTTCTAATCTCTATGATTGGTTCAGGCACTGGCCTCACCTCCAGTGGACTTCTTCTTGAGCTTGAACTCGAGGCTCCTCCTCGTTCTCGGGTCGAGTATGTCCCTCAAACCATCGCCGAGGAGGTTCCAGCCAAGAACCACGGTGACTATGACTATTCCCGGGAAGGCGACCAGCCACCACGCCTGTGGGAACTGCTGAGAGCCCTGGTTGATGAGGTTACCCCAGTCCGGTATCGGTGGAACCGCACCGAGTCCAAGGAAGCTCAGGCCGGCCTCGGTTAAGATGATTCCACCGAAGTCCATTGTAATCATAACCAGTATCGGGCCGATGATGTTCGGAAGAATGTGCCTGAAGAGTATCGTCCTCGTTGGCAGACCTATAGCACGGGCGGCTTCGACGTAGAGGTTCTCCTTTTCGGTCAGCGTCGAACCACGCGTTATCCTCGCGTAACCCGGCCACCAGACTATGACAAGGGCAACGAAGACGGCCAGCAGTTTTCCGAGGTTGTTAACGTCCCTTGGATGGAGTGCGAACAGCTTGAGCACGAGGGTTTGCGCCCATGCGTGTGCGTTGAGGAAGTTCTGAATCCTGCCGGGCAGAACTGCGGAGAGGGCTATTGCGAGGATTAATCCAGGGAAGGCAAGGAACATGTCTGTTATACGCATTATGAGCTCGTCAATCTTGCCGCCGTAGTAGCCGGAGATTAAGCCGAGGATTATACCTATCGTCGGGCCTATCAGGATGATGAAGATGTCCAGCACTAGTGCCGTCCTCGCACCGGCGAGCAGGATGCTGACGAGGTCCCTTCCGTAGGTGTCGGAGCCGAGGAGGTAGTGAATGTGAGTCGTGTAGTGGACTATGTAGCCGTTCTCTATCGTCGTCACGTTGAGGAAATACGTTGAGCCGGGAGGCGCGAGTTGGGCGGAGTAGTTGTAGTTGACGGGGAAGAAGTCGTAGGGCCACGGGGCCAGATATGGGCCAAAGATTCCGATGAAGATGTAGATGATAACGATGAAGAGCCCTAAGAGCGTCGGCGGTGAGCGGTTTATGGCGTAGGCCATCAGCTTCCATTCCTTTATCTTGGACTGGTTCTTACGCTTCCAGTCCTTTTTGATGTGATCCATAAAGGACGCAAAGCCGTCTATTAGCTTGTCGCTGAACCTGTCAAGTATGCCCATCTCGTATTCTTCCCTCGTCTCGTACTCCTCAACCTTGGTATCGGCCATGGCAACCACCTCAGAACCTCACCCTCGGGTCTATGACCGCGTAGAGGATGTCTGCAACGAGGTTGGCGGTAACGAAGACTATGGCGTAGAGGAAGGTCACACCTATGAGCGCTGGGAAGTCGAGGTACATTATCGCCTGGAGCGCGTAGCGACCGATTCCGGGGAGGTTGAAGACGGTCTCGGTAATCGGCGTTCCTGCGAGCAGTCCTCCGAACTGGAGGGCGAGGATTGTTATGACGGGGACGAGGGCGTTCTTGAGAACGTGCCTGTAGAGCCTGCTCTTTGGAACTCCTTTGGCTTTGAGGAAGAGCGTGCTGTCCCTGCTGTATGCCTCAAGGAAGGAGTTCCTCGTGAACCTCATGAGGACACCCGCCGCGGCGATTCCAAGCGTAAAGCCCGGGAGCCAGAAGCGCTTGACCTGCTCGACGAAGTTGCCCCAGTTGAGCGTTAGTATGTCGTCTATGACGGGGATGTGGGTTATCTTGTGGGGCGGACCCGGCGGAATTCCCGCGAGTGTCGTCATGTTCCAGTGAATGAAGAAGAGCCATATGAAGAGGTAGGCTATAACGTAGATTGGCGTTGAGATGAATATCAAAGCTATTATCCTGAGAACCATGTCAGTGGTTGTGTTCCTCTTAAGCGCGGAGATTATACCCAACGGGAGGCCCATTAGGACCACGAACAGGAACGCAAACAACGCCAGTTGGAACGTTACAACGAAACGATTGCCTATGTTCGTAAAAACCGGCTCCTGATTCAGGGGGTCGAGCAGGGAGTTCGTAAAGAGACCCTTAACAAGGAAAATGTACTGGTCGTACCAAGGCTGGTCGAGGTGGTACTCCTTTTTAATCATCTCGATTGCGGCCTGAGAAGCCTTCTCACCCCCGGCCCAGGCTCGGACGGGATTGGCCGGGATTACGTAGGCTATTACAAAAACGATGAGCGTGACTCCGATGAGGGTTGGGATAAAAGTCAGTGCCCTTCTAACGAGGAACTTTCCAAGCCCTGCCACGTCCTTTCCCTCCTTTAGCTTCTACGTTTAGAACAATCGAAAGAAAAGAAAGGGAATCAGCCGTTTATAACCTCGTAGTTGAGGCTGTCGAAGACAACCGCACTCTGGAGGAACGGGCCAATGTAGTCGTCCGGGTCGAGGAAGTCCGGGGCCCATCCGACAATGTAGACGTCGAAGTCACCGCTGGCCGTCTTGCTGAGGAGGGTCGGCCAGGAGAGCGGCGTCACTGAAATCTTGAAGCCGAGCTGTCCCCAGCTGTTCTGGAGGAGCGTTGCCAGCTTCTCACGCTGTGAGTTTCCAGTGTTGTAGTAGATGCTTATCGTGTACTTCTTCGGGTCGATTCCCGACTTCTTTATGAGCTCAAGGGCCTTGGCGAGGTTGTAGGTGTACTTGGTAACGCCGTAGGTCGTATAGCCGAGCCATCCAATCGGAATCGGTCCGTAGTTGGGCACCATGTAGCCTTTGTAGACGGCCTGGTAAATCTGCTGGTACGGGGTTGCCCATGCGAGAGCCTCCCTGACGAGCTGGTTGTCGAAGGGCTTCTTCTGGACGTTGAGGACTATGAAGAGCATGTCCGGAGTTACGAAGGAGTCAATCTTGGACTGGAAGTTGCCGAGCTTGAGGTTCTTGACGGCATTGAGCCTGTCAACTGGGACGGCGGCGATGTCTGCAACACCCTTCTGGAAGAGGCTTATCCTCGTGGTGGCGTCGTTGGAGATGACGTAGATGACGCGCTTGGTGGTAACGTAGTTCGGGTACTTCTCCTCAAGCTTCTTCCAGACGCTGGAGTTCCAGTAGTACGGGTTCCTCTCGAGGATTATGTAGCTGTTCTGCTTGGCGGCCTTGATGTAGAACGGCCCGGTGAAGACACCGATGAGGTTGTTCTGGAGCATCTTGTGAATCGGGTCGTTGGAACCCTGCTGGATGTACTTGTTCCAGGCCTCGGGGTTCCTGCCCCAGTCCGCCGCCTTCATGGCCTCCTCGTACTTGTCACCGAGCATGTACTTGGCCGGGATGACCATGAGGTACGGGTCCGCGAGAACGCTGAGTATTCCACCGTACGGCTGCGGCAGGACGAGCTTGTAAACGCCGGCGGTGGGTCCGCTGTAGCCGAAGAACTGGAGGAGCTCCTTAAGGCTCTTAACCTCCTTGGTCTTGCCGTTGTAGTCGGCTATTATTCCGCCCTTGGAGAGGACCTCGTTAAACTCCTGGTCGCTCATGGCGTAGCTCTTCTTGAGGTCGGTGTAGGTAGCAAGCATCCAGTTGACGGAGTAGCCAGCCCTGAGGATGCGCCAGAACTCGAACTCGACGTCGGTGGCGTTAATCGGGTAGAGTTTGCCGGTCTTGGGGTCGTAGGCCTTGACTCCACCGCGGATGACGAAGTACCAGACGGTTCCGTTCTTGTTGTGAGCCCAAGCAACCGCAAGGTCGGGTGAGACCTTCTTGGTCTCGCTCTCCCAGTAGGTAACGAGCGTGTCACCAACGTTGTGGTAGAGGGCCCATCCGAAGGTCTCGTAGTCGAAGGCCGGGTCGAAGGAGCTCGGCCATCCGATGGTGGTTTCAACTATCGTTCCAGGCTCGTTCTCGTAGTTGCCTATTCCAATCTGCACCTTGGGGGCGTTCTTGTCCTCCATAACGAGGTCCCAGCGCGCGGCGAGAACCGGGTTGTAGTACCAGTTGTGGACCCAGTTCCAGTAAACACGGGTTGCTTTGTTGTCACCGATGATTATCTCGGGAACGAGCTTGTTGGCGAGGATGTAGAGGGCGTTGTAGAGGGCACCCCTAAGGGTTGGGTCGGTAACCTTCCTCGCTACCTGGATGAGGGCATCGAGGTCAGGGTCGCGCATGAAGGCGGGGTTAATCTGACCGAAACCCTGCTGGTTCTTCATGAGCTCCTGAATGGTCGGGGTCTTCTGCTCGTTGACCTTGTAGGAGACGACTACAACGGGCTTGTTCGGCAGGTTGCTAACCTTCGCACCGCTTCCCGCAGGACCAACGACAACCACGTACTTCGGGGTATCAACAACGGTCGCCTTGGAGAGGTGCTCCTCTATGTACTTAACCGCTTTGGACTGCTGGACGGTTGTGGTAGTTGTCCCAGCCGAGGAGCTTGAAGTTGTGCTTGAAGCGCTTGAGCTCGCGCTGGACTGGCTGGATGAGGAGCTTGGGGAAGCCGGACTAACGGTCGTCTTGCTAACACTGCTTCCTCCAATACAGCCGCTGGCCACTACAGAAAACGCAACCAAAAAAACTACCAAAAGCACTACTGCGGTTTTACCTTTCATAAATGCCCACCTCTGTCTATTGAGGCAATAAGAATTGTGTTGATGAAGTAATAAAGCTTTCGCTGAACGTTTCATCATGGTGATGAACTACTAACCCCAGTAATGATGTCCATCTGGACTCAAGACATTTACAGAAAAGCTTAAATGAGCGGCCCTCCAATTAAAGAACGAAGAAAATTTCGGCGGTGATGCCAATGGTCAGGTCGTATGTTTTGTTGACTGTAGAAATTGGAAAAGTTGAGAGCGTTATCGAGGCCCTCAAGCAGATACCGGGCGTTACCAAGGCCGACGCCGTCACCGGCCCCTACGATGCCATCGTCCACATCGAGGCCAAGGACCTCGGTGAGCTGACGAGGAGAATCCTCCACGACATCCACAACATCGACGGCGTTATAGACACCACTACCGCCATCGTCGTTGAGATGGAGGAGGAGTGATTACCTTCTCTTCCTCTTAGCCTTGCCCTTCTTGGACTTTGCTCTCGAACGGAGTCCTCTAATCTTCTCCGCAATCATTTTGAGGCTCTTCCCTTTTCCATAGGGGCTCTCAACCCTCAGAAAACCGTAGGTTCTGAGCTCCTCGTCGAGACCCGAGAGACGGGGGTTGAGCTTGCTGTGGTCCTTTTCAATGACCTTCATCCCGAGGATTAGAACGGCGTCCTCTATCTCGGAGAGCTTTGGAGCGTCAACCGCGACGTTCTTGGGAACCGTTCTCCCGTACTTCCTGCTGAGTCTCGCGTCGAGCTCGCTCGGCCACACCGCGAACTTCATCTTCCCACCCGGCAAGATTTAAAAGACCGGCCGTTAAAAACCCTTTTGGTGAAGGTCATGGTCATCAAAAACCTTGAGAAAGACGTGCTCAGCTTCATGACCCCCGGAGACGTTGTTTTAATCGAGTACCAGTCGCGAGAACCAATAGAGAACCTTGCGTGGGGCGAGCTGTTACCTGCCATAAACGCCGGCGGGGTAGTCGTGGTTGACTTCTTTGGAATGGGCGAGATTCTCCTCAGGAAGTTCATGAGGAGGGGAGATGTTGATTACTTCGGTGTTCTGGAGCTCCTCAAAGACCTAAGGGTCGTAAGGGTCGGGCCAGGAACGGTAACCTACGGCGAAATCCTTGAGGACGTTGTGCCGAGCTACGACCCGCACACGTTCCTGAGGAGCTACCACTCCATCATGAGCAAGATATCAAGGCTTCCCCAGAAGCCGAAGTACATGGTAACCTTCGGACTCGGCCACTACATCCACTTCAACCCCGAGAACGCCATCAAGTCGATACTTACGGCGGTGAGCACGATTCCAGCGGAGGACCTCATCATAATCAACTTCGTGAACGCCGACGTCATAAAGCGCGCCCACCTCGCGATACTCGAGGAACTCAGCACGGCAATAGTGGAGGTCTCCGGAGGGGAGTTCAAAGTCTACAAGGACGGTGGGATTGGTGATTGAGGAGGGAAGCAGGGTTCTTCTCGTCGATAAGAGGGGAAAGCGCTACATCGTGAAGGTTGAGAACAGGGAGTTCCACACCGACCTCGGAATCCTCCGGCTAGGGGAGCTCATAGGAAGGCCCTACGGGAGCAGGATAGAGAGCCACAAGGGTGAAACCTTCGTGGCGCTCAAGCCGGACATCAACGACATAATAGCGAAGATGAAACGGGGGCCACAGATAGTCCACCCCAAAGACGCAGGCATAATAATAGCCTACGCAGGCATTTCACCCGGCAACACCGTCATAGAGGCCGGCGCCGGGAGCGGGGCTTTGACGATATTCCTCGCCAACGCCGTCGGGCCGGAGGGAAAAGTGATAAGCTACGAGGTCAGGAGGGACTTCTACGAGATAGCGAAGAGGAACATCGAGCTCGCTGGCTTCTCGGACAGGGTTGTTCTGAAGAACAGGAGCATCTACGACGGAATAGAGGAGGAGACCGCCGACCACATCGTCTTAGATTTACCGCAACCGGAGAACGTCCTTCCGCACGCGGTTGACGTTTTAAGGCCGGGTGGATACTTCGTGGCCTACACGCCCTGCATGAACCAGGTTCACCGCTTCTTCAGGGCGCTGGAGGAGTACAGGGAGCACTTCATGAGGCCGAGGGTCGTCGAGGTCCTCGTCAGAGAACAGGAAGTAAAGAGGGACTGCATGAGGCCGAAAACGACGATGCTGGCTCACACAGGATATATAACCTTCCTCAGGAAGCTGTAAGCTCTTCTCTCTTTCCGTCTCCAAACGTGAGATAGGCT includes the following:
- a CDS encoding ABC transporter permease — translated: MADTKVEEYETREEYEMGILDRFSDKLIDGFASFMDHIKKDWKRKNQSKIKEWKLMAYAINRSPPTLLGLFIVIIYIFIGIFGPYLAPWPYDFFPVNYNYSAQLAPPGSTYFLNVTTIENGYIVHYTTHIHYLLGSDTYGRDLVSILLAGARTALVLDIFIILIGPTIGIILGLISGYYGGKIDELIMRITDMFLAFPGLILAIALSAVLPGRIQNFLNAHAWAQTLVLKLFALHPRDVNNLGKLLAVFVALVIVWWPGYARITRGSTLTEKENLYVEAARAIGLPTRTILFRHILPNIIGPILVMITMDFGGIILTEAGLSFLGLGAVPPIPDWGNLINQGSQQFPQAWWLVAFPGIVIVTVVLGWNLLGDGLRDILDPRTRRSLEFKLKKKSTGGEASA
- a CDS encoding ABC transporter permease, whose protein sequence is MAGLGKFLVRRALTFIPTLIGVTLIVFVIAYVIPANPVRAWAGGEKASQAAIEMIKKEYHLDQPWYDQYIFLVKGLFTNSLLDPLNQEPVFTNIGNRFVVTFQLALFAFLFVVLMGLPLGIISALKRNTTTDMVLRIIALIFISTPIYVIAYLFIWLFFIHWNMTTLAGIPPGPPHKITHIPVIDDILTLNWGNFVEQVKRFWLPGFTLGIAAAGVLMRFTRNSFLEAYSRDSTLFLKAKGVPKSRLYRHVLKNALVPVITILALQFGGLLAGTPITETVFNLPGIGRYALQAIMYLDFPALIGVTFLYAIVFVTANLVADILYAVIDPRVRF
- a CDS encoding ABC transporter substrate-binding protein — its product is MKGKTAVVLLVVFLVAFSVVASGCIGGSSVSKTTVSPASPSSSSSQSSASSSASSTTSSSSAGTTTTTVQQSKAVKYIEEHLSKATVVDTPKYVVVVGPAGSGAKVSNLPNKPVVVVSYKVNEQKTPTIQELMKNQQGFGQINPAFMRDPDLDALIQVARKVTDPTLRGALYNALYILANKLVPEIIIGDNKATRVYWNWVHNWYYNPVLAARWDLVMEDKNAPKVQIGIGNYENEPGTIVETTIGWPSSFDPAFDYETFGWALYHNVGDTLVTYWESETKKVSPDLAVAWAHNKNGTVWYFVIRGGVKAYDPKTGKLYPINATDVEFEFWRILRAGYSVNWMLATYTDLKKSYAMSDQEFNEVLSKGGIIADYNGKTKEVKSLKELLQFFGYSGPTAGVYKLVLPQPYGGILSVLADPYLMVIPAKYMLGDKYEEAMKAADWGRNPEAWNKYIQQGSNDPIHKMLQNNLIGVFTGPFYIKAAKQNSYIILERNPYYWNSSVWKKLEEKYPNYVTTKRVIYVISNDATTRISLFQKGVADIAAVPVDRLNAVKNLKLGNFQSKIDSFVTPDMLFIVLNVQKKPFDNQLVREALAWATPYQQIYQAVYKGYMVPNYGPIPIGWLGYTTYGVTKYTYNLAKALELIKKSGIDPKKYTISIYYNTGNSQREKLATLLQNSWGQLGFKISVTPLSWPTLLSKTASGDFDVYIVGWAPDFLDPDDYIGPFLQSAVVFDSLNYEVING
- a CDS encoding Lrp/AsnC family transcriptional regulator is translated as MVRSYVLLTVEIGKVESVIEALKQIPGVTKADAVTGPYDAIVHIEAKDLGELTRRILHDIHNIDGVIDTTTAIVVEMEEE
- a CDS encoding signal recognition particle protein Srp19 yields the protein MKFAVWPSELDARLSRKYGRTVPKNVAVDAPKLSEIEDAVLILGMKVIEKDHSKLNPRLSGLDEELRTYGFLRVESPYGKGKSLKMIAEKIRGLRSRAKSKKGKAKRKRR
- a CDS encoding DUF257 family protein; translation: MVIKNLEKDVLSFMTPGDVVLIEYQSREPIENLAWGELLPAINAGGVVVVDFFGMGEILLRKFMRRGDVDYFGVLELLKDLRVVRVGPGTVTYGEILEDVVPSYDPHTFLRSYHSIMSKISRLPQKPKYMVTFGLGHYIHFNPENAIKSILTAVSTIPAEDLIIINFVNADVIKRAHLAILEELSTAIVEVSGGEFKVYKDGGIGD
- a CDS encoding tRNA (adenine-N1)-methyltransferase, with translation MIEEGSRVLLVDKRGKRYIVKVENREFHTDLGILRLGELIGRPYGSRIESHKGETFVALKPDINDIIAKMKRGPQIVHPKDAGIIIAYAGISPGNTVIEAGAGSGALTIFLANAVGPEGKVISYEVRRDFYEIAKRNIELAGFSDRVVLKNRSIYDGIEEETADHIVLDLPQPENVLPHAVDVLRPGGYFVAYTPCMNQVHRFFRALEEYREHFMRPRVVEVLVREQEVKRDCMRPKTTMLAHTGYITFLRKL